The following are encoded together in the Echeneis naucrates chromosome 9, fEcheNa1.1, whole genome shotgun sequence genome:
- the angptl2b gene encoding angiopoietin-related protein 2b, giving the protein METPSMVLLGLLVYGLACGVQQTQGSPSDGSQGRDRTQEFASSEDGLEREFLYAGRSKRAPADQQQDKCSYTFIVPQQKVTGAICVNSKEPEAMLENRVNKQELELLNVELQKQKRQIETLQQLVEVDGGIVNEVKLLRKESRNMNSRVTQLYMQLLHEIIRKRDNALELAQMENRILNQTSEMQQLTSRYKDLEHKYQHLASLATNQSALIALLEEQCQSRPPPRHVPVPQPRPQPPPPSPPLSRPYQPPVLPRINNPISNEIQSDQKSLPPVLPTMPAGTHSPSTTDKPSGPFRDCLQALEDGHTASGMYLVKPENANRLMQVWCDQRHDPGGWTVIQRRVDGSVNFFRNWETYKQGFGNIDGEYWLGLENIYWLTNQGNYKLLVTLEDWSGRKVFAEYASFRVEPEADFYKLRVGRYHGNAGDSLTWHNGKQFTTLDRDHDAYTGNCAHYQKGGWWYNSCAHSNLNGVWYRGGHYRSRYQDGVYWAEFRGGAYSLKKVVMMIRPNPNTFH; this is encoded by the exons ATGGAGACCCCTTCAATGGTCCTGCTGGGGCTCCTTGTTTATGGACTAGCCTGTGGTGTCCAGCAGACTCAGGGGAGTCCATCAGATGGCAGCCAAGGTAGGGACAGGACTCAAGAATTTGCAAGCAGTGAAGATGGTTTAGAGAGAGAGTTTCTCTATGCTGGAAGGAGCAAGCGTGCTCCAGCTGACCAACAGCAAGATAAGTGCTCCTACACGTTCATCGTGCCTCAGCAAAAAGTGACTGGAGCCATCTGTGTCAACTCCAAGGAGCCGGAGGCCATGCTGGAGAATCGGGTCAACAAACAGGAGTTGGAGCTGCTAAACGTGGAgttacagaaacaaaagaggCAGATTGAGACCCTGCAGCAATTGGTCGAGGTTGACGGAGGTATTGTCAATGAGGTCAAGcttctgaggaaggagagccgAAACATGAACTCCAGAGTCACTCAGCTGTACATGCAGCTGCTCCATGAGATCATCAGGAAGAGAGACAATGCACTAGAACTGGCTCAGATGGAGAACAGGATCCTGAACCAAACGTCTGAAATGCAACAGCTCACCAGTCGTTACAAAGACCTCGAGCACAAGTACCAGCACTTGGCTTCTTTGGCAACCAACCAATCAGCTCTCATCGCCCTGTTAGAGGAACAGTGCCAGAGTCGGCCTCCCCCTCGTCATGTACCCGTCCCACAGCCACGTCCCCAGCCACCCCCGCCATCACCACCTCTTAGCAGGCCCTACCAGCCACCTGTCCTTCCACGAATCAACAACCCAATCAGCAACGAGATCCAGAGCGACCAAAAGTCCCTACCACCTGTTCTTCCAACAATGCCCGCTGGCACACACAGCCCCTCCACCACTGACAAACCCTCTG GTCCCTTTAGAGACTGCCTGCAGGCTCTTGAAGACGGCCACACTGCCAGCGGCATGTACCTCGTGAAGCCAGAGAATGCCAACCGGCTTATGCAGGTGTGGTGTGACCAGAGACATGACCCAGGTGGCTGGACTGTGATCCAGAGGAGGGTGGACGGCTCCGTCAACTTTTTCAGGAACTGGGAGACGTACAAG CAAGGTTTTGGCAATATTGATGGCGAGTACTGGCTGGGTCTGGAGAACATCTATTGGCTGACTAACCAGGGCAACTATAAACTGCTGGTCACGCTGGAGGACTGGTCTGGCAGAAAGGTGTTTGCAGAGTACGCCAGCTTCAGAGTGGAGCCCGAAGCCGACTTCTACAAACTAAGGGTGGGCCGCTACCATGGAAACGCTGGAGACTCCCTGACCTGGCACAACGGCAAACAGTTCACAACACTGGACAGAGACCATGATGCGTatactg GCAACTGTGCCCACTACCAGAAGGGCGGTTGGTGGTACAACTCTTGTGCCCATTCAAACTTGAATGGTGTTTGGTACAGAGGAGGACACTACCGCAGCCGCTACCAAGATGGAGTCTACTGGGCTGAGTTCAGAGGAGGCGCCTATTCTCTCAAGAAAGTGGTCATGATGATCCGTCCAAACCCAAACACCTTCCACTGA